CCACCGTCGATGAAGCTTATCCCGGTGATATCATCGGCATCTTCGATCCGGGAATTTTCCGGATTGGCGATACCATCACAGAAAAAAGCAATTTCACCTTTGAGCCCATTCCCAAGTTTCCGCCGGAGTTGTTTGCCCGGGTGCACCTGCGGGATGCCATGAAGCGCAAGCAGTTTGTTAAAGGAATAGAACAACTTACCAATGAGGGAGCAGTGCAGCGTTTTCGCTACCCGGATATTGGTCTGGAATCGCCGGTTTTGGGGGCGGTGGGGGTGTTGCAGTTTGAGGTGCTGGAATATCGCCTAACCCATGAATATGGTGTGGATATCAGCATCGAGCACCTGCCCTACTCCCTGGCCCGCTGGGCCGTGGGGGAAAATCTCACTGCCCGTTCCCTGAAAAGTATGGATAACCTGGTGCTGCTGGATGATGACGATAATTATGTAGTTCTTTTCCGTAACCAGTGGGCCTTTAACTGGGAAGCCGAACGGCATAAAGAGGTTACCTATTTGGAAAACCCGCCCCTGCGAGGGGCTGCCACCACAGCGGCAGGGGCATAACCAAACCCAGTTGTATTTCCCTAAAACTTAGAGGATAAAATAGCCAATAAACCCATTATGGCTGGGGGTAATGGTTTTGAATATAGCACAAAGGTTAGATCGCCTGCCCGTTCTGTCTTCCCATTGGTACATCTTATTGGCAACGGGCATTGGTTGGCTTTTTGATTCAATGGATGTAGGCTTAGTATCCTTTGTCATGCCAGCAATACAAGAGGATTGGGGTCTGTCACCCACGGAGTTAGGTTTAATAGGCAGTGTGGGGATGGTAGGCATGGCGGTGGGGGCGGCCTTTAGCGGTATGTTGGCTGATAAATATGGGCGGCGGCAAGTAATTCTTTTCACCCTGGTACTGTTTGGTTTAGCCACCGGTCTGGCGGGTTTGGCCACTGGATTGACGATGATGTTAGTGGCCCGTTTTCTGGTGGGCCTGGGGCTGGGCGGTGAATTACCCGTGGCCTCCACTTTGATTAGTGAAATAGCCCCCCGCTCGGTACGGGGACGTTTTGTGGTATTGCTGGAAAGCTTCTGGGCCTGGGGGTGGATATTGGCAGCCTTAGTGGCCTATTTATTGGTGCCGGAATATGGTTGGCGGACAGCCTTTTTCATCGGAGCACTACCCGCCCTACTGGCGGTATTTCTCAGAAAGGCCATCCCGGAGTCGCCTCGCTTTTTAGTGCAAAAGGGTGACTACCAGGGGGCCGATGCCATTGTGTCCCGCCTGGAGCAACAAGCGGGAATCAAGCTGTCTGAAGCAGAAAAAACCAGAAGTTTTACAATAGATAAGGGTATTTCCTTGGGCGAGCTTTGGTCACCTAGCCTGTGGCGACGTACCCTAACCCTCTGGATACTTTGGCTGGGCATTAACTTCGGCTATTATGGCTTTGTCATGTGGATTCCTACATTGCTGGTAGGTAAGGGTTTTCTTATTATTAAAAGTTTACAATATGTACTGCTTATGACCTTGGCCCAAGTTCCGGGATACTTTACCGCTGCTTACCTCATTGAAGTAATCGGTCGCAAGGCTGTCTTAATTATTTATCTGGCGGGTACCGCCGTGGCGGCCTATTTCTTCGGCCAAAGTGAGACAGTCAGAGATATTTTGGTGATGGGGAGTTTGCTTTATTTCTTTAGCCTGGGGGCCTGGGGGGCTGTCTATGCCTATACGCCGGAGAACTACCCCACCAATTCCCGGGGTACCGGTGTGGGCTGGGCTGCTGCTGTGGGTCGATTGGGGGCCATTGCCGCGCCTTACCTGGTGGGTCTGGTCTATCAAATGACGGGTGTACAAAGTGGCTACACAGCGGTCTTTTTCATGCTTACCCTGGTCTTTGCCGTTACAGCCCTGGCTGTCCTGCTTCTTGGTACGGAAACCCTGGGCAAGGCACTGGATTAAATAAAACGGGAGTGTTGCAAAAATTGTTATGCAACACTCCCGTTTTATTGTACATAAGCATAACAGTAAGCAGGTAGACTGGCTATTCCAAAAGCGAAACATCTACCCTTAATTTTGTGACACTCCCATTTGTTTACTGAACCCAAGGCGGAGGATAGCACTTTTCCCTGTTAAATAATATACCAGGGCTAACAGCAAGGGAATGATATTCAAATAGAACATGGTAGCATAGCCAAAGTGGTTGGCAATAACACCCCAGAGAACGGAACCCAGGGCAACGCCGATATCAAAGGCTGTCCAATAAGTGGCATTGGCCGCTCCCCTTCTGGTAGAAGATACACTATTAATACTAAGGAAGAGGGTGGTTGGCTGGACAAAGCCAAAGCCAAGGCCAAACAAACAACCGGCTAAGATCAATTGCCAGGGCGAATTTGTACCGGCAACCATACATAAGGAAAGGCCGATAGTGAGTAGACCCACCAGAATGCCGGTATGGCAACCGGTCTGCCCTTTTTTATCTATAAGTTTACCGGCTAAAGGTCGGGAGGCAAAGGAACTGATAGCCATAAAGGTAAAGAACCAACCGGTACTTGCTAGCCCCTTTTCCTGCATAAAGAGAGCCAGGAAGGAAAGTAATGAACTATAAGTGATGGTTGTTAGCAAAATAATAAAAGAGGGGCCAAGGGCTAGTTTCTCTAAAAATACTAGTTTTACCCCTTGGTTAAGGTTACTTTGTTTAGGCGCTTTAATCAAAAGGACAAGTCCCAAGGCGGCAGTGGTTAATAAGAAACTGGTGACAAATAGGTTACTAAAGGATTGACTAGCGATTAGCCAGAGTCCCAGGGCAGGTCCCAGCCCTAAAGAAATGCTATTGGCCAGGCCATAATACCCCAACCCTTCACCCATTCTGTGGCTGGGAACGATATCTGAGACCAGGGTGCTCTGGGCTGTGGTGCCGACGCCCCAACCAAACCCCTGCACAAAACGCAGCAACAAAAGGGGCACAATGGGAATCATAAAGGAATAAACAAAAGATGGGATTAAAAATACCAACAGACCGGCAAGTAAAATAGCCTTACGACCATACCTATCCAAAGCCCAACCGGCAATGGGACGAATTAGCACAGCAGCCACAGTTAAGGCTGCCATAGCTAGACCTGCCATGTCGCTGGAACCACCCTGTTCTTTAATGTAAAGCGGTAAGGTAGGAATTAGGCTATGAAAAGCCAAGCAAAAGGTTAGTGACGACAAACAAAGCAGGATATAATTTTTAGTCCACAGTGGTGGTTTTTGACCAGACATATACCCATAGCTCCCCCCAGGTGATTAGTTGATAAGACAACAAATAAAATTGTATCGCATTCGAAATAATTTTTCCAGTATAAAGATTGTCCCAGGAAGTAGTACTAATTTGCTGACCAAGCAAAAAAATACCAGAAGATGTAGTTTACATTACATACTAAGGTCAAAATAATTTTATAAAATATTCATAAGAGACAAAAATGTGCTATAATGAAAATGGTGGGAATTTTTTGTTATTGTTTTGTGGTATGACCATCAGATGTCCAACTTTTAAAAGTGTAGGAGGTGCTAATTTTGAATATTGTAGTGCTGATTAAACAAGTTCCTGGCACAGACAACGTGAAATTAGACCCAGAAACCGGAGTTATGATTCGTAGTGGAAAGGATACCATTATTAACCCGCTGGATGAAAATGCTTTGGAAGAGGCCATCCGCATTAAAAACTCCCACCCGAATGTCAAAGTAACTGCCGTTAGTATGGGCCCCGAATCCGCTATTAAAGCTCTCAAGGAAGCGGTGGCCATGGGTGCAGATGCAGGGGTGCTAATCTCCGGTCGTGCCTTTGCCGGTTCGGACACCATTGCCACAGCCAAGGCTTTG
This region of Desulforamulus ferrireducens genomic DNA includes:
- a CDS encoding MFS transporter, producing the protein MNIAQRLDRLPVLSSHWYILLATGIGWLFDSMDVGLVSFVMPAIQEDWGLSPTELGLIGSVGMVGMAVGAAFSGMLADKYGRRQVILFTLVLFGLATGLAGLATGLTMMLVARFLVGLGLGGELPVASTLISEIAPRSVRGRFVVLLESFWAWGWILAALVAYLLVPEYGWRTAFFIGALPALLAVFLRKAIPESPRFLVQKGDYQGADAIVSRLEQQAGIKLSEAEKTRSFTIDKGISLGELWSPSLWRRTLTLWILWLGINFGYYGFVMWIPTLLVGKGFLIIKSLQYVLLMTLAQVPGYFTAAYLIEVIGRKAVLIIYLAGTAVAAYFFGQSETVRDILVMGSLLYFFSLGAWGAVYAYTPENYPTNSRGTGVGWAAAVGRLGAIAAPYLVGLVYQMTGVQSGYTAVFFMLTLVFAVTALAVLLLGTETLGKALD
- a CDS encoding MFS transporter; the protein is MSGQKPPLWTKNYILLCLSSLTFCLAFHSLIPTLPLYIKEQGGSSDMAGLAMAALTVAAVLIRPIAGWALDRYGRKAILLAGLLVFLIPSFVYSFMIPIVPLLLLRFVQGFGWGVGTTAQSTLVSDIVPSHRMGEGLGYYGLANSISLGLGPALGLWLIASQSFSNLFVTSFLLTTAALGLVLLIKAPKQSNLNQGVKLVFLEKLALGPSFIILLTTITYSSLLSFLALFMQEKGLASTGWFFTFMAISSFASRPLAGKLIDKKGQTGCHTGILVGLLTIGLSLCMVAGTNSPWQLILAGCLFGLGFGFVQPTTLFLSINSVSSTRRGAANATYWTAFDIGVALGSVLWGVIANHFGYATMFYLNIIPLLLALVYYLTGKSAILRLGFSKQMGVSQN